In the genome of Deltaproteobacteria bacterium, the window TCTGGACGAGCTTCTCTCCACGATGGCCATGGGATGCGTCGTCGTCAATTTCAATCCCATCCGGGAGAAGATCCTCGGGATGCTGGAGCGTTACACCGAGGAACTGATTTTTGTGCTTTTCTTCACCCTTAGCGGCATGTACCTGGATTTTTCCGTGCTGGGTAAGGCCTGGCCCTTTGTCCTTCTGTTCGTGGCGCTTCGGGGGATCGGAAAGATCGCGGGAACAATGCTCGGCTCACGCATTTCCAGGGCCCCCGCGGGTCTGGGCAGGCACACGGCTCCGGGGTTGATTCCTCAGGGTGGAATCGTGATCGGGCTTGCCCTCTTAATCAAGGCCGTCCCGGTTTTCTCTCCGATTTCCGACACCGTGATCGCGGTCATAATCGGCGCGACCGTGATCCATGAATTGATCGGACCCGTCCTGGCAAAGATCACCCTGGAGAGGGCGGGAGAAATTTCTCTGTAGATTTTCACCGGGAAAAGGCCGGGAAATCCGGAAGTGAGGAAAAGACCCCCATGCCTCTCTAATGTATGGATACCTGTCCCGCTTCTCACCCCGAGAGGGGCGGTTAAAAATCTTCGCCATACCTTCCGGGGCGTAAGTCCCATGGGCCGGACGGAGGGTTGACCTTAAACAAAATCGCCTCTCTTGCGGATGGACGCCTTTCTGACCCTTTATACCATGGGCCGTTTGTTGGGGGGCGGTGGATTCGGCATGCCGAACCTGAAATGCTCCCCTGTCTCTTTCCGTTTCCATCGCATTCTTTGCATGAGGGGCCAGTTCAACTTGTTGGCCCCCTTGTCATGAAGAGGGCATTCCATCAGGCAGCAGCCGCAATACCAGCATTCTTCAGGATACAGGATGATGGGCGGCTTCCCCTTTTGTGGGTTGGGGATGTAGACGTCACTCGGGCAGATTTCCACGCACAGGTTACACCCCGTGCAGACCTCCGGATCGATGATCACCGGCCTGTTCGGGGTGATCAGGTTGGGTTGGGCGTAAACCTTTGGTTGTGTCATGTTCAACTCCCGTTCATTCTTATTTTCAAAGGAAAGCATCCCGGCTCCCTTGCGCTCAAGAAAGGCTCGACCCTCTGAACCTGGAAAAAGATCCGGAGACGAACCTCTCCTTCTTGCTACCTCAAAGGTCTCTCGGGCCCTGGAACCGGATCAGGCGGCTATTCCTTCTTGTGGGTCTCATAATTTTTCTTGATGTCCCCGTGGTAGTCCAGGGCCAGTTCTCCTACCCGGACCTCCTCCCCTTCCAGTCTCAGGGTGACCCACTTTCTCCACTCGGGCGGGTCGTCCTGCGGAAAATCCAGGCGCTCGAAATGCAGCCAACTGTTGCTGGCCTTCCGTGCCCTGCTGGCGTGGATGATCATCTCGCAACATGTCAGGATGTCGAGGACTTCAAGAGCACGCATGAGTTCATGAGGGGTTCGCGCGAAGAGGGTCCGCGATTCACCTTCCCGGATTTCTTCGAGTGTTTTCAAACCAAGGGCCATGAGTTCTTCGGTCTTGGTGTCGCCGCAATAGTCCTGCATGACCTTGGCGATTCCGGCCTGAAGCTCTTTCCAGTTGATCCCGTCCGGACGTTGTATAGGTGCATAGATCCGGGTCTTTTCTCGGTTGACCTGTTTTTCGTCGATGATGGGTTCGGGTGCCTCTTGAGCATACGCAGCAGCACTTCTCCCGGCCCACCTGCCGGTACTGGAGGCATGTGCCACCCCGATCCCGTCGAAAATGCTTTGACCTCCGGCATAAAGGCCTTCCAGGTTGCTTCTGAGGTCCCAATCCACCACCAGGCCGCCGTACCGGAGTCTCCTCCATCCCGGAGGAGCTGCGCCGATCTCATAGACCTGGAGCTGGTCTTTGTCCGGATCAAAACCGGCCTCGGTCAGGTTGCGGTAAACAGGCCAGGTATGTCCCTCCTGTCCTACCATGAGACCGAAAATAACCCGCCGTTCGTATTCGGGCATCCCGGGGAGGTCCGCGTAAAGGGGCAGTTTGAACTCTCCCTTCCGGATCCGCTCTGGGAGATCGGGAATAAGGTGGGGCATGGATTCCGCCTTTCCTTCTCCCCCTCCCAGGACCAGGGTGAGAAATTTCTGGCCGGGACCCGGCTTGGTTCTTTCCTCGAGTGTATGGATAGGGTTGCCCTCTCTGTCCACCCAAGGGACTTCCTTGCCTTCCGCATCCACGATGGTGCATGGGTACCAGGTGGCGAAATTGCTGCCGGTGCCGAACAGTACAGCCCCGATGCCGGTGCTGCCCCCCCACTCCTCATGGCTGGAGGATTCCATGCGGGCGAACTCGGCGCCGGCCCTCCAGGCCATGGCATGACCGTTGCCGGCATTTGCAGGCGGCCCGTCCCTTCCCACCAGGCCGGTCCATTCGCTGGAAAATATCCATAGTCTTTCAGGTGTAGCCATGCAAAGGACCGACGCTTTGGCACGAAAGACGAAGAATTCGCCGGTGCGGGTATGAACGCCTGTCGCACCCACTACCCGTCCTCCCGGTCTTCCTCCCTCCGTGAGGAGGGATGTCACCATGATGCGTTCGTAGAGCTGGACTCCAAGGCGTTTACACTCCTTGTGAAGGGAGGGTTTCATCCCGGTCCCCCAGATCCGGATACATGTCCGGGTCTCGTAATCGTAGGCAAAGAGCAACTTGGTGGCTTCGTCCCTGAAAGGGGCGCCCTTGAAGACATCATCCGTATCCCGGATCTTCATGCCCATCTGTTCCAGTTCGCACAAGGCGTCCCAGCTGTCCCTCGCCGTTATGTAATTGGCGATTACATTGGCGTAGCCCCCCTTGTACTTCCTGACCGGCTCCAGGGTGAACTCTTCAGGGTCCACCTTGCTGGCGGGGTTGGAGGGGCAGTCCATCCAGTGATCAACTCCGGAGCCGGCCGCACCACTGTGCACAATGGGGCTCTTGTCCACGACAGCCACCTTCAAGCCTTTCCTGGCGGCGTTGATGGCGGCGAAACAGCCCGAAAGGCCGCCCCCCAAGACAAGCACATCTACATTGACCCTGGTTTCTTCTCCATAACGGATAGGGTATGGCCACTCGATCGGCTCCTGGAAAGTCAAGCTGTTTTGGTTGTCTTCCATTATTTGCCTCCACTCTGACGTTTTGTAAAAGGTGTATTCCCGGAGTTTCCGGAAATGGGCGGGCACTGAAAGGGGACGCTAGTAAAGATGGCAGGCCACGCTGTGCCCCCTTTCAATCTGTTGAAACTTCGGGGAAGTATTCCTGCATTCATCTACGGCCTCGGGACAGCGTCCTGCAAAGCTGCATCCCGGAGTATCTTCATCAGGCACAGGTTCTCCGCTTCGAGGAAGGTCTTCTCCCCAGGCCCGGTCCGGCCTCAGGGGAGGGATGGCTGCCATGAGTAAGCGTGTATACGGGTGAAGCGGATTTCGGATCACCTCTTCTGCGTTTCCCAGTTCGGCTATTCTCCCCCTGTACATCACGGCGATTCGGTCACATATGTGATAGGCAAGGGCGATTTCATGGGTGATGAAAACGTAAGTCAAACCGATTTTTTCCTTGAGCCCGACCATAAGGTCGATTATGTCCGCCTTTACACTTGCATCCAGCATGCTGACAGGCTCGTCTCCTATGAGGAATTCCGCCCCCAGTACGAGCGCGCGGGAAATCCCGATCCTCTGGCGCTGTCCACCGCTTAGTTCATCCGGATACTTCAGCAGGAAATCGTCTGAATCAGGTAAGTTTACGAGCCCGAGGGTCTCGCGAACCTTTTCCATTCTCTCTTTTCGACCATAAAGCCTATGAACCTTGAGGGGTTCCTCGATAATCTGAAATACACTCTTCTTGGGGTCCAGGGACCCGAAAGGGTCCTGGAAGATCATCTGTATTTTACGGCGCAGGTGTTTCAGAGCCTTCCAGGAGAGATCGGTTATGTCCAGGCCTTTAAAATAGAGTTTGCCCTCCGTAGGTTCGATTAAGCGGAGCATAAGACGGGCCAGGGTGGTTTTGCCGCACCCGCTCTCTCCAACGATCCCAAACGTCTCACCCCTGCGCACTTCGAAGTCTACCCCGTCAACGGCGTTGAAGTACCTCTTTTTACCCGGAAGCCAGCCCGCCCTTCTCAGGGGATATCGTTTTTTAAGGCCTTCCACGCGGTAAATGATTTCCATCCCTACTTCCCCCCCTTATCCACTATATGGTGACAGGCCACGGATCTGCCGGGAGCCGCTTCCCTGAGGAGAGGGGGAGTCCTGGAACACAATGGATCCGCGCTGGGACAACGGGGGTGGAACCTGCACCCCGACGGTGGATTCGACAGGTCGGGAGGATTGCCAGGGAGCCCTTTAAGGTGTTTCCTCTTTTCCCGAATATCGGGGAAGGAATTCAGGAGGGCGCGGGTGTAAGGGTGGAAGGGAGATTCGAATATCGAGTCCGTATCCCCTTCTTCCACAATTGTGCCGGCATACATTATAAGTATCCGGTCGCAGGCCTGACCCAGGATAGAAAGGTCATGGGAAATGAAAATGACGGCTATACCCCGTTCCCTCTGGAGCCTTCTCAAAAGCTTGATAATTTGCGCCTGTGTCACGACATCAAGGGCCGTTGTCGGTTCGTCCGCAATAATGAGTTCCGGGTCCAGGGCAAGGGCCAGTGCTATCATGGCCCGCTGGCGCATGCCACCGCTCAGTTCGTGGGGAAAACTCCTTACACGGGATGGCTCAATTTCCACTTGCTCCAGAAGGGCTTCGGCCATCTTCCAGGCCTGTCGCGTTCCGGTCTTTCTGTGGGCAAGGATTGTCTCTACGATCTGGTGTCCTATTTTGAAAACGGGATTCAAGGCATTCATGGCCGCCTGGGACACGAGAGAGATCCTTTCCCACCGGACCCGATTAAACTCCCGGTCCTTCAAAGTAAGAAGAGACAGGTCGTCCAACAGGATTTCCCCTCCTACTATCTTTCCTTCTTTCACGAGGCGCATCAGGGAAAGGGCCGCAGTGCTTTTCCCGCACCCGGATTCTCCCGCTATTCCTAAGGATGTGCCCCTTCGTACCTGAAAACTCACCCCATCAACAGCCCTTACCGGCGCAGGGCTTTCCGGGAGATAGTATGTCTTTAGTCCACGCACAGACAATTGATCCATTTACCGGTCCCTCTTGCCTAACTTGAGCCCGAAAAGGTCGTTAAGGGCGGTTCCCACGAAGTTGAAGGCGCAACTGAACAAGGCGATACAGATACCCGGTGGAAAGATCCACCACCACGCCCCCCTTAAAAAGGCCCCCTGGAGTTGGGCGAAATAAAGCATCACCCCCCAGCTCTTGTGGGTTGGGTCCCCGAGGCCCAGGAAGCTGAGTCCCGCCTCTGTCAGGATTGCAAACATGATTTCCATTACGCCGTTGGCGATAATGATCCCGCTGATATTGGGTAGAATATGGCTTATTATGATATGGGTGTTACCGGCACCAATAGCCCGGGAGGCCTCCACAAAAGTCGCCTCCCTGGCGGGAAGCACTTGAGAGCGTACCTGGCGGGCCACACTTGCCCACCCGACAATGGAGTAAACAAATATTATGGTCCACATGCCGGGACCCAGGTATGCCGCCATGACGATCATGAGGGGGAGCCGGGGGAGTATTAGGACGACATCAGTGATGCGCATTAGTATCTCGTCGATGAATCCGCCGAAATAACCTGAAATAAGTCCGATGGAGGAGCCGATGATTATGATGAATCCGGTAGCGATGAGGCCCACCATGAGAGATACGCGGCCCGCATAGATGAGTTCACTGAGGATGTCCACTCCGATGTCGTTCGTCCCCAGGAGATGATGGCGGCTCGGGGGCTCAAAAGCGCTCCCCGTCTTGTCGGACGGATCATAGGGGGCGATTATGGGGGCTGCCAGGATGCCCAGGACGAAAATGACAATAACGGCAAGACCGAACAGGGCACTTTTCCTCTGCTTGAAAATATTCCAGAATCTTGCAACCTTGCCTTTGGCTGCCATCTCTCGCCGTCTCCCTCTATTCAGTATCGGATCCTTGGGTCAAGGAACCGATATATCAGGTCGGTGGCAAAGTTTGCGGCGATCACCACCAAGGTCAACAGCAGGAAACACCCCTGCAGGAGGGGGTAGTCCCTGCTGATAACGGAATCATAGATCAGCTTGCCTATTCCCGGATAAGAGAACACCGTCTCCACAAACACAGACCCCCCAATGCTGATGGCAAAGCTTATTCCGAGGAAGGTAATCATGGGTAAGAGGGCGTTACGGGCCGCATGGCGGTGTTTTATCCGCCTGGGGCTCAACCCCCGGGCCTCGGCGATAAGGATGTATTGCTCCCTCAGTACGCTGACCATGGTGTTTCGCAAGATGAGCTGGTAGGCTGTGTACTGGGATATGGTGAGGGCGATTATGGGGAGGGCGGCATGGCTGATGATATCCAAAAACAGGTCCCAGAACCCTTCGTATATGGCTGCCGGTGCGGTTGCCCCGCCCAGGGGGAACCAGCCCAGCTTGTATCCGAAAATATACAGAAGTACCATGGATACCCAGAAAAGCGGGGCGGAAAAGATTGCCAGGGAGAAGGTCTGGAGAAAAGAATCCCTTTTTGATCCCGCCTTCCAGGCCCCTGCTACACCAAGTATGTATCCGATGGCGACCTGGAGGATCATGGAACTGAGTATTACAAGGAGTGTCCAGGGAAGGGCCTCAAACATTACCTCCAGAACCGATCTAGGGAAATAGTAAAATGACAGCCCGAAGTCTCCCCTAAGGGCGTTCGTGAAGTACCGCACGAACTGTTCCCATACCGGGGCATCCAGGCCGAATCGTTCGATAATGGCCTGGCGGGCCTCTCCTGTGAGCTTGACGCCGCCCGCGAAGATATCGATGGGATCACCGGGCATCATCCGCGGCAGAGCGAAATTGATCACCAGTGCCGTAAAGAGCACAAGGAGGTTGGTCCAGCACCTTCTGAAAAACCATCCCTTCATTTCATCCCTTTCGGGGAAGGGGGAAGCAGACAGGCCTCCACCCGCACAAGGTTAAAGGGGCGAAGGAAGTCAGGGAGCGACGGTATGTTTTCCCGCCTTTTCCCTGACTCCTTTCACCCTGGTGTTCATGCTTCGGTATGCATTGTTGTTTTTACTTGGGGACAAGGGACAAGAGGTTGATGGTTGATGCCAGGCTGTTGGTCATGCCGCCGACCCTGATCTTTACAGGATTCCACCCCTTGTACTTGTCGGTACGGTAGGCGGCGGGATGAAATCTGTGACCCAGGGTTATTACCACCAGTTTTTTTGCAAAGAGTTCCTGGGCCTTCATGATCATCTCTTTGCGTTTGCTCTCATCCATCTCGCTCCTTGAGCGCTTCAGGAGGTCCTGGAGTTCCTTGTCTTTCCAGCCGAAGGCAGGGGCGTTGTCCCAAGGGTTAGGCGGATCAGGTGCATACTCCCGGGCGAAGTGATCGGGGTCCGGGGCCATGGTGGAGCCGTGGGCCAGGAGTTGCCAGTCCATGGGGCGCTTGCCGCTGAAGATGATTCCTCCGTAAAGGGTTTCAGGATCCGAAACGATCACGGTAAGCCGGATTCCGATCTTTTCCAGGTTCTTCTTGATGATTTCGCAGGCCCTGATGTAGGAAGGATTGGTGTAACAGCGGATGGTGAATTTCAAGGGCTTCCCGTCCTCCATTACCCGGACGCCGTTCTTTCCCATCTTGAAGCCCATGTTATCCAGGATGCTGTTGGCCTCCTTTATACGCTCCTCTTCCGTCATCTTCAGGCCCCGCCATGTCAATTTCGTGTTGGCCCACTTGGTGACCAGAGGAGGCACATACCCCATGAGGGGAAGTTCCCCGTAACCCCCCAGGGCGGTTTCGATTATGGCTTTTTTATCCACGGCTATGTCTATGGCCTTCCTGAAATCAAGGAGTTCGAGGGGGTGGATGCGGTAGTTGGGCGCGATGTAAAGGATATGAGGCCAGCGGTCTATGAGCACGTTGATGTTTTTATCTGCAACCAGGGGCGGGATCAGCGCCTCGCTGCCTGAAAGGTCAGGCAGGATATCAAGCTCTCCCTTCTTGAGGGCTACCACCTGGGCCTCCTGGTTTGTATACACTTGTATTACCAGGTCATCGAAATGGGCCGGGCCGCGCCAGTAGTTGGGGTTCCTGGTAACGTGCATGAAGGCCCGGGGTTTGTATTTTTTGAAAAGGAAAGGCCCGCTGCCAACGGGTTTGGGGTTTTTATATTGATCGACCTTTTCCACACCTTCCCATAAATGCTTGGGCATGATGAGGGTGGCCCCTGCCGTGGATAGAAAGGCGGCGAAGCCCTTCTTCATC includes:
- a CDS encoding ferredoxin family protein, with translation MTQPKVYAQPNLITPNRPVIIDPEVCTGCNLCVEICPSDVYIPNPQKGKPPIILYPEECWYCGCCLMECPLHDKGANKLNWPLMQRMRWKRKETGEHFRFGMPNPPPPNKRPMV
- a CDS encoding FAD-dependent oxidoreductase — its product is MEDNQNSLTFQEPIEWPYPIRYGEETRVNVDVLVLGGGLSGCFAAINAARKGLKVAVVDKSPIVHSGAAGSGVDHWMDCPSNPASKVDPEEFTLEPVRKYKGGYANVIANYITARDSWDALCELEQMGMKIRDTDDVFKGAPFRDEATKLLFAYDYETRTCIRIWGTGMKPSLHKECKRLGVQLYERIMVTSLLTEGGRPGGRVVGATGVHTRTGEFFVFRAKASVLCMATPERLWIFSSEWTGLVGRDGPPANAGNGHAMAWRAGAEFARMESSSHEEWGGSTGIGAVLFGTGSNFATWYPCTIVDAEGKEVPWVDREGNPIHTLEERTKPGPGQKFLTLVLGGGEGKAESMPHLIPDLPERIRKGEFKLPLYADLPGMPEYERRVIFGLMVGQEGHTWPVYRNLTEAGFDPDKDQLQVYEIGAAPPGWRRLRYGGLVVDWDLRSNLEGLYAGGQSIFDGIGVAHASSTGRWAGRSAAAYAQEAPEPIIDEKQVNREKTRIYAPIQRPDGINWKELQAGIAKVMQDYCGDTKTEELMALGLKTLEEIREGESRTLFARTPHELMRALEVLDILTCCEMIIHASRARKASNSWLHFERLDFPQDDPPEWRKWVTLRLEGEEVRVGELALDYHGDIKKNYETHKKE
- a CDS encoding ABC transporter ATP-binding protein, with the protein product MEIIYRVEGLKKRYPLRRAGWLPGKKRYFNAVDGVDFEVRRGETFGIVGESGCGKTTLARLMLRLIEPTEGKLYFKGLDITDLSWKALKHLRRKIQMIFQDPFGSLDPKKSVFQIIEEPLKVHRLYGRKERMEKVRETLGLVNLPDSDDFLLKYPDELSGGQRQRIGISRALVLGAEFLIGDEPVSMLDASVKADIIDLMVGLKEKIGLTYVFITHEIALAYHICDRIAVMYRGRIAELGNAEEVIRNPLHPYTRLLMAAIPPLRPDRAWGEDLPRSGEPVPDEDTPGCSFAGRCPEAVDECRNTSPKFQQIERGHSVACHLY
- a CDS encoding ABC transporter ATP-binding protein is translated as MDQLSVRGLKTYYLPESPAPVRAVDGVSFQVRRGTSLGIAGESGCGKSTAALSLMRLVKEGKIVGGEILLDDLSLLTLKDREFNRVRWERISLVSQAAMNALNPVFKIGHQIVETILAHRKTGTRQAWKMAEALLEQVEIEPSRVRSFPHELSGGMRQRAMIALALALDPELIIADEPTTALDVVTQAQIIKLLRRLQRERGIAVIFISHDLSILGQACDRILIMYAGTIVEEGDTDSIFESPFHPYTRALLNSFPDIREKRKHLKGLPGNPPDLSNPPSGCRFHPRCPSADPLCSRTPPLLREAAPGRSVACHHIVDKGGK
- a CDS encoding ABC transporter permease, coding for MAAKGKVARFWNIFKQRKSALFGLAVIVIFVLGILAAPIIAPYDPSDKTGSAFEPPSRHHLLGTNDIGVDILSELIYAGRVSLMVGLIATGFIIIIGSSIGLISGYFGGFIDEILMRITDVVLILPRLPLMIVMAAYLGPGMWTIIFVYSIVGWASVARQVRSQVLPAREATFVEASRAIGAGNTHIIISHILPNISGIIIANGVMEIMFAILTEAGLSFLGLGDPTHKSWGVMLYFAQLQGAFLRGAWWWIFPPGICIALFSCAFNFVGTALNDLFGLKLGKRDR
- a CDS encoding ABC transporter permease, coding for MKGWFFRRCWTNLLVLFTALVINFALPRMMPGDPIDIFAGGVKLTGEARQAIIERFGLDAPVWEQFVRYFTNALRGDFGLSFYYFPRSVLEVMFEALPWTLLVILSSMILQVAIGYILGVAGAWKAGSKRDSFLQTFSLAIFSAPLFWVSMVLLYIFGYKLGWFPLGGATAPAAIYEGFWDLFLDIISHAALPIIALTISQYTAYQLILRNTMVSVLREQYILIAEARGLSPRRIKHRHAARNALLPMITFLGISFAISIGGSVFVETVFSYPGIGKLIYDSVISRDYPLLQGCFLLLTLVVIAANFATDLIYRFLDPRIRY
- a CDS encoding ABC transporter substrate-binding protein, yielding MRKKGWGYLFVCILMAATFFAVMACPGMEGTAQAKKRHIVRIGWNESPPGGMNPFLVRNEGSYLFMTMIYEPLVVPYMDGSIHPWLAKKWEYKADEKTWYFYLDERAKWSDGKPVTADDVVFTFNTLFKYEFPMGSLVKSFVDSVKAADKHTVVFRMKKGFAAFLSTAGATLIMPKHLWEGVEKVDQYKNPKPVGSGPFLFKKYKPRAFMHVTRNPNYWRGPAHFDDLVIQVYTNQEAQVVALKKGELDILPDLSGSEALIPPLVADKNINVLIDRWPHILYIAPNYRIHPLELLDFRKAIDIAVDKKAIIETALGGYGELPLMGYVPPLVTKWANTKLTWRGLKMTEEERIKEANSILDNMGFKMGKNGVRVMEDGKPLKFTIRCYTNPSYIRACEIIKKNLEKIGIRLTVIVSDPETLYGGIIFSGKRPMDWQLLAHGSTMAPDPDHFAREYAPDPPNPWDNAPAFGWKDKELQDLLKRSRSEMDESKRKEMIMKAQELFAKKLVVITLGHRFHPAAYRTDKYKGWNPVKIRVGGMTNSLASTINLLSLVPK